The following are encoded in a window of Rubellicoccus peritrichatus genomic DNA:
- the rpsU gene encoding 30S ribosomal protein S21, translating into MPVEVRIRRGETMDKALRRLKKKLDREGVIRDVRAKRYFEKPCETRRRERKVAAFTNMLRQRHENR; encoded by the coding sequence ATGCCAGTAGAAGTTCGTATTCGCCGTGGAGAGACCATGGACAAGGCCCTGCGCCGTCTTAAAAAGAAACTCGATCGCGAGGGTGTCATTCGCGATGTGCGTGCTAAGCGCTATTTTGAGAAGCCATGTGAGACTCGTCGCCGTGAAAGAAAAGTAGCTGCTTTCACAAACATGCTTCGTCAGCGCCACGAAAATCGCTAA
- a CDS encoding A/G-specific adenine glycosylase, protein MKTEKRQISEIPFKNPEAFSAELSAWFSDAARDLPWRSEPSLYRTVVSEFMLQQTQVTTMLPYFDRWMQNLPDFEALANASEETVVKLWEGLGYYTRARNLRKLAIQWVAAPIKPEGAAEWLNYPGVGPYTAAAIASIAQKDYAAVVDGNVVRILARLTNDTRDFPDSTSAVKAFTSTANQLIQTAESPGTHNEAMMELGATLCVRAKPQCLLCPVRDHCEGYKNGDPETLPKITRRKIVRKSIDRLFCVSEGQILLYKRPKDSRRLAGQFELPDFAQLGIKAASGDFIAKKSRGIANERIEESIYQVQLSTDDLKQTSNVPDHHWIKIDDLDKVTMTGPHRKWLSQLLAKQKPGA, encoded by the coding sequence ATGAAAACCGAAAAGCGGCAGATAAGTGAAATTCCTTTCAAAAACCCAGAGGCTTTCAGCGCAGAACTCAGCGCGTGGTTTTCTGATGCGGCAAGAGATCTCCCCTGGAGAAGCGAGCCTTCACTCTATCGGACGGTTGTCTCGGAATTCATGCTCCAACAAACTCAGGTTACCACGATGCTGCCCTATTTTGATCGCTGGATGCAAAATCTCCCAGATTTTGAAGCCCTTGCGAATGCTTCTGAGGAGACAGTGGTTAAACTCTGGGAAGGTCTTGGATATTACACGCGAGCAAGAAATCTAAGAAAGCTGGCGATTCAATGGGTAGCCGCTCCCATAAAGCCTGAAGGGGCTGCCGAATGGTTGAACTATCCAGGTGTTGGCCCATACACAGCTGCAGCGATTGCCAGTATTGCCCAGAAAGATTATGCTGCGGTAGTTGATGGTAATGTTGTCCGTATTTTGGCTCGATTAACCAACGACACGCGTGATTTCCCAGACTCAACGTCTGCAGTCAAAGCTTTCACATCAACTGCAAACCAGTTAATTCAAACAGCAGAATCTCCCGGAACTCACAACGAAGCAATGATGGAGCTGGGTGCCACACTGTGTGTTCGAGCAAAACCACAGTGTCTGCTATGTCCAGTTAGAGATCATTGCGAAGGCTACAAAAACGGAGATCCTGAAACCCTTCCAAAGATTACACGGCGAAAAATCGTCCGTAAAAGCATTGACCGCCTCTTTTGTGTTAGTGAAGGACAAATCCTCCTCTACAAAAGGCCAAAGGATTCCCGCCGCCTGGCCGGTCAGTTTGAACTTCCTGATTTTGCCCAACTAGGGATTAAAGCCGCATCAGGAGATTTCATCGCAAAAAAAAGCCGTGGCATTGCCAACGAACGAATCGAAGAGTCGATCTATCAGGTACAATTGTCGACTGATGACCTGAAACAGACATCAAATGTACCAGACCATCACTGGATTAAGATCGATGATCTGGATAAAGTCACAATGACAGGCCCCCATCGCAAGTGGCTCTCTCAACTTCTGGCAAAACAAAAGCCCGGTGCATAG
- the gcvH gene encoding glycine cleavage system protein GcvH has product MSDIPSDLKYTKQHEWVRVEGDLATIGITDYAQGSLGDITFIELPNVGDSMAAHETFGVVESVKAASDIYMPISGEIAEINESLEDAPENANNDPYGDGWIVKIKISNPSDLDALLDASAYEAETAS; this is encoded by the coding sequence ATGAGCGATATTCCGAGCGATCTTAAATACACAAAACAACACGAATGGGTCCGAGTTGAGGGTGATTTGGCCACAATTGGTATTACTGACTATGCTCAGGGAAGTCTCGGAGATATCACTTTTATCGAGCTCCCAAATGTTGGTGACTCAATGGCGGCCCATGAAACTTTCGGTGTCGTCGAGTCCGTTAAAGCCGCTTCTGATATCTACATGCCGATCAGCGGGGAAATTGCCGAGATCAACGAATCTCTTGAGGATGCCCCAGAAAATGCCAACAACGATCCATATGGCGATGGCTGGATAGTGAAAATCAAAATCAGCAATCCATCTGATTTGGATGCCCTGCTGGACGCTTCGGCCTATGAGGCTGAAACAGCCAGCTAG
- the mutL gene encoding DNA mismatch repair endonuclease MutL gives MPLSVEQLSEKSHPRRIRVLADDVINKIAAGEVIERPAAVVKELLENSLDAGAGKIEVEFRHGGKSYIRIEDNGCGMSPDEAMLALERHATSKLQTPDDLLKIVSMGFRGEALPSVASISRFTLKTRAEDREQGSEILVNGGKLIHHRDCGMAPGTRIEVANLFSSVPARRKFLKTDNTEAAHIVHLVRLYAVARPEVDFTLVEDGKVVFRSPRSSDLKHRVAEIWGGKMAEPLEFFPEITSKGMKAWGLLGRPGTGRSTRREMITLVNSRPIDSRTLSYALIEGYHTYIPKGRYPLAFLFLEIDPAAVDVNVHPAKREVRFRDEGQVRRFILEGVHKRLSELAAGEFGFVDETPPDKAAKTADQMIETRQHMERSAAVSKSEARDAVPKTKPEAVIPQPKVFPKSITELNRKPFKKSTSESQEGSTAPKDKPVLPRVEKPDKVSIEPDHDWRLVGRLQTGRVLFETPAGLVVLDLRAAHERVSFERIEKEFGAAHDSQRLLLPVSFELEPLAAAALLENLKFFQAQGFAVEEFGRNFFRLEAHPVWLKDEDSEAFVIELVEAIRDGKIDPRRKDLARSAFAKMASSRAIRINDAVTDIELRELVTKLLRCNQPLVCPNGKATYFELTNNEIKKRLGKT, from the coding sequence GTGCCCCTCTCTGTCGAGCAGCTTTCTGAAAAATCACATCCCCGTCGTATTCGTGTTCTCGCGGACGATGTGATCAATAAGATTGCGGCTGGTGAGGTAATTGAGCGCCCGGCCGCGGTTGTCAAAGAGTTGCTTGAGAACAGTCTTGATGCTGGAGCTGGCAAGATTGAAGTTGAGTTCCGCCATGGTGGCAAAAGCTATATCCGCATAGAGGATAATGGCTGTGGCATGAGTCCGGATGAGGCAATGCTGGCTTTGGAACGACATGCCACCAGCAAGCTTCAGACTCCGGATGATCTTCTGAAAATTGTAAGCATGGGGTTCAGGGGCGAAGCTCTGCCCAGTGTCGCCAGCATATCGCGTTTTACCTTAAAAACACGTGCAGAGGATCGGGAGCAGGGGAGTGAGATTCTCGTCAATGGTGGTAAATTGATCCATCACCGTGATTGCGGAATGGCTCCAGGGACGCGAATCGAGGTGGCCAATTTATTCTCATCGGTCCCGGCTCGGCGAAAATTTCTCAAGACAGATAACACAGAGGCCGCTCACATTGTTCATCTGGTCCGCCTTTATGCGGTCGCTCGGCCTGAAGTTGACTTTACGCTGGTCGAAGACGGTAAGGTCGTTTTTCGTTCGCCACGTAGTTCTGACTTGAAGCATCGTGTTGCTGAAATCTGGGGAGGTAAGATGGCGGAGCCACTGGAGTTTTTTCCCGAGATCACAAGCAAAGGCATGAAAGCCTGGGGCTTGTTAGGGAGGCCTGGAACTGGGCGTTCAACTCGCCGGGAGATGATCACTCTCGTCAATAGTCGTCCGATCGACAGCCGGACACTCAGCTATGCCCTGATCGAAGGCTACCACACCTATATTCCAAAGGGGCGCTATCCACTTGCTTTTCTTTTCCTCGAAATTGATCCAGCTGCGGTCGATGTGAATGTCCACCCTGCCAAACGTGAGGTGCGTTTTAGAGATGAAGGGCAGGTTCGCCGTTTCATACTGGAGGGAGTTCATAAACGACTCAGCGAATTGGCGGCTGGAGAGTTTGGCTTTGTCGATGAAACACCGCCCGACAAAGCCGCAAAGACCGCTGATCAGATGATTGAAACACGTCAGCATATGGAGCGCTCTGCGGCTGTTTCAAAATCAGAAGCTAGGGACGCTGTGCCAAAGACTAAGCCAGAAGCAGTGATTCCACAGCCTAAAGTTTTTCCTAAATCGATCACAGAGCTGAACCGTAAGCCTTTTAAGAAAAGCACTTCAGAGAGTCAGGAAGGATCTACTGCCCCAAAAGACAAGCCCGTCTTGCCGAGGGTTGAAAAGCCAGATAAAGTATCCATTGAGCCTGATCATGATTGGCGTCTTGTTGGCCGTCTACAAACGGGCCGGGTTTTGTTTGAGACACCAGCTGGGCTTGTCGTGCTGGATTTACGTGCTGCGCATGAACGGGTATCGTTCGAACGCATTGAAAAAGAATTTGGGGCAGCGCATGACAGTCAGCGTTTGCTTTTGCCTGTCTCCTTTGAATTGGAGCCACTGGCTGCAGCTGCCTTACTTGAAAATCTTAAATTTTTCCAGGCACAGGGGTTTGCAGTCGAAGAATTTGGCAGAAACTTCTTTCGTCTCGAAGCTCATCCGGTTTGGCTTAAAGACGAAGATTCCGAGGCCTTTGTCATCGAGCTTGTCGAGGCGATTCGCGATGGCAAAATCGACCCTCGGCGAAAAGATTTGGCTCGAAGCGCTTTTGCTAAAATGGCTTCCAGTCGAGCCATTCGAATCAATGATGCAGTTACCGATATTGAGCTGAGAGAGCTTGTTACTAAACTACTTCGCTGCAACCAGCCATTAGTCTGCCCAAATGGCAAAGCAACTTATTTTGAGCTGACAAATAACGAAATAAAAAAGCGCTTGGGTAAGACGTAG
- a CDS encoding cupin domain-containing protein gives MKNKHIMDSSENQSPQEKSKFYEVERSCYHAERPGFRIIELQISPTQTIPWHTHTNIQDTFYVLEGTLRIFLKEPNEEVLLNVGQTFTVRVQRPHFVTNAGETASATFLVLQGMGEYDFVPLKKS, from the coding sequence ATGAAGAACAAGCATATCATGGACAGCAGTGAAAATCAGTCGCCCCAAGAGAAGAGCAAGTTTTATGAAGTAGAGCGTTCCTGTTATCATGCAGAACGACCTGGATTCAGAATAATCGAGTTGCAGATTTCTCCTACTCAAACCATCCCCTGGCATACACATACAAACATTCAGGACACATTTTACGTACTCGAAGGCACACTGAGAATTTTCTTAAAGGAACCTAACGAAGAAGTTTTGCTGAATGTTGGTCAGACTTTTACTGTTCGGGTGCAAAGACCCCACTTCGTGACGAATGCTGGGGAAACTGCTTCAGCGACATTCCTGGTCTTACAAGGAATGGGTGAATATGATTTCGTTCCGCTCAAGAAATCATAA
- a CDS encoding 3-hydroxyacyl-ACP dehydratase FabZ family protein, producing the protein MQEILDSIPHRPPFLFVDEIIESTEASMTGRRTWRADEGFYEGHYPGNPITPGVLLCEAVFQTAAVFLSKKLAAEMAEGERTPVLSRIQDAKFKRMVKPGDVVDIEVTYKETAKGFHFMRGRVLKDGKPCVALDFVLAMVDESKV; encoded by the coding sequence ATGCAAGAAATCCTAGACTCCATACCGCACCGTCCGCCGTTTCTGTTTGTTGATGAAATCATCGAATCGACCGAGGCGAGCATGACGGGCCGCCGTACCTGGCGAGCTGATGAAGGCTTTTACGAAGGACATTATCCGGGGAATCCAATTACACCGGGTGTCCTGCTTTGTGAAGCAGTGTTTCAAACTGCCGCTGTTTTTCTTTCAAAAAAACTGGCTGCCGAAATGGCAGAGGGAGAGCGCACACCGGTTCTTTCGAGAATTCAAGATGCCAAATTCAAACGTATGGTGAAGCCGGGTGACGTTGTGGACATTGAAGTAACTTATAAGGAGACAGCCAAAGGCTTCCATTTTATGCGTGGTCGCGTGCTGAAGGACGGAAAGCCTTGTGTGGCATTGGATTTCGTTCTCGCCATGGTGGACGAGAGTAAGGTTTAA
- a CDS encoding enoyl-ACP reductase FabI, which produces MSLLDLKDRKYLIFGVANRKSVAWAIAKALEAEGAEVVFSVRSEARKESLGKLLGDRSCHICDVEFPDQIKTLADSIGEKEGPFDGIVHSIAFANFEAGFLPFHETRRQDYLQATAISSFSLAEIANAFKSSLKQDASVVSISISSQVTAENYGYLSPIKAALDSTSRFLAKSFSADSQVRFNTVNAGPLKTSASAGIPGYLENYLFAEKLTLRKQAITTQEVANTAVFLLSPASSGINGQGIVVNQGMDLNYFDKEVVKAATRP; this is translated from the coding sequence ATGTCTTTGTTAGATTTAAAAGACCGCAAATACCTCATATTCGGGGTGGCAAATCGCAAGTCTGTTGCCTGGGCAATTGCCAAGGCACTTGAGGCTGAGGGGGCTGAGGTCGTCTTTAGTGTTCGCTCTGAGGCTCGGAAGGAGAGTTTGGGTAAACTGTTGGGAGATCGCTCGTGTCATATATGCGATGTTGAGTTTCCTGATCAAATCAAGACTCTGGCTGATTCAATTGGTGAAAAGGAAGGTCCATTCGACGGTATCGTTCATTCAATTGCTTTTGCTAATTTTGAGGCAGGCTTTCTTCCTTTTCATGAGACTCGCCGACAGGATTATCTGCAAGCCACTGCAATTTCCAGTTTTTCACTGGCTGAGATAGCGAATGCATTTAAGTCTTCTTTAAAACAGGATGCTTCCGTTGTCTCGATCAGCATTTCCTCTCAGGTCACTGCAGAAAACTACGGTTATCTGTCACCGATTAAGGCTGCGTTAGACAGCACATCCCGATTTTTGGCCAAATCCTTTAGTGCAGATTCGCAAGTTAGATTTAACACCGTGAATGCAGGTCCTTTGAAAACCAGTGCCTCCGCAGGCATCCCGGGCTATTTGGAAAACTATCTTTTTGCTGAGAAACTGACCTTGCGGAAGCAGGCCATCACCACACAGGAGGTTGCCAACACAGCAGTATTTCTGCTGAGTCCCGCATCAAGCGGGATCAATGGTCAGGGGATTGTTGTCAATCAGGGCATGGATCTGAACTACTTCGATAAGGAAGTCGTCAAGGCTGCTACTCGGCCATAG
- a CDS encoding 3-oxoacyl-ACP synthase III: MHFSLEGISIESLAYAEPPDVVTSEEIENRLASVYERLKLPAGRLELMTGILERRFWPAGTLPSAASAAAGEKALAVSDIKRDHVDVLIHCGVCRDRLEPATASSVHRLLGLSQSCQTFDLSNACLGMLNGFLVAGSMIRSGMAKCAMVVSGENGRPLLERTIRTLLESNLSRREIKPYFANLTIGAGACAALLCSADMVNDGKLRLGKGVVMSDSSASELCQGESAGDELAMMTDSEALLEAGVALASKTWSGFAGETGWTTDTPDHVICHQVGRRHQMALFEALDLDLSKDFSSYETWGNVGSVSLPLTLAKAKESGALQTGQKAALLGIGSGLVCMMLETTLL; encoded by the coding sequence ATGCATTTTTCCTTAGAAGGTATATCCATTGAATCACTTGCTTATGCGGAACCGCCAGATGTGGTTACGTCTGAGGAGATCGAGAATCGGTTGGCATCTGTTTACGAAAGACTGAAGCTCCCCGCTGGGCGTTTGGAGTTGATGACGGGGATTCTGGAACGTCGTTTTTGGCCGGCTGGGACCCTTCCTTCGGCGGCTTCTGCAGCAGCGGGTGAAAAAGCTTTGGCGGTATCAGATATAAAACGAGACCACGTTGATGTGTTGATTCACTGTGGTGTTTGTCGCGATCGCCTGGAGCCAGCAACAGCAAGTTCTGTTCATAGATTACTCGGGCTTTCGCAATCCTGCCAAACCTTCGATCTGTCTAACGCTTGTCTCGGTATGCTGAACGGATTTCTGGTTGCCGGCAGTATGATCAGGAGTGGCATGGCAAAATGTGCGATGGTTGTGTCCGGTGAGAATGGTCGACCGCTCCTCGAACGTACGATTCGAACTCTGTTGGAGTCGAATCTAAGTCGACGTGAAATTAAGCCTTACTTTGCAAATTTGACAATTGGTGCTGGCGCATGCGCCGCGTTACTTTGTAGTGCAGATATGGTTAACGATGGTAAGCTTCGCCTTGGAAAAGGCGTTGTGATGTCAGACTCGTCTGCGAGTGAGTTGTGCCAGGGCGAGTCAGCTGGAGATGAACTTGCAATGATGACGGATTCCGAGGCTTTGCTTGAAGCCGGTGTCGCCCTGGCTAGTAAAACCTGGTCAGGCTTTGCCGGGGAAACCGGTTGGACTACGGATACTCCGGATCATGTTATTTGCCATCAAGTGGGACGGCGGCATCAGATGGCGCTTTTCGAAGCCCTTGACTTGGACTTGAGTAAAGATTTTTCGAGTTATGAAACTTGGGGCAATGTGGGTTCCGTCTCGCTTCCTTTGACTTTGGCAAAAGCGAAAGAATCAGGTGCGCTGCAAACCGGCCAGAAGGCGGCATTACTTGGTATCGGCAGTGGATTGGTTTGTATGATGCTGGAAACGACTCTTCTATAG
- a CDS encoding alpha/beta fold hydrolase — translation MEKLPDHLKKLYPFTSNWIDTPGGKQHYVDEGEGEVVVMLHGNPTWSFFYRNLIKELSQNYRCIVPDHIGMGLSDKPQKGFNYQLSDHIENVVRLLEHLKVERFNLIVHDWGGAIGMGLAERFPNRVGKIVVMNTAAFRSQNIPKRIAICKLPIIGEFIVRGFNGFAWPATWMASRKKLSLQVKAGYLFPYHDWKSRIATHRFVQDIPLSEKHPSYATLLKVEQSLSKFQNNRMLLLWGIQDFCFDDTFLREWQKRFPKAETVELSNAGHYLLEDAPDETLERIQAFLAQ, via the coding sequence GTGGAAAAGTTACCTGATCATTTGAAGAAACTGTATCCTTTCACTTCAAACTGGATTGATACTCCTGGAGGGAAGCAGCATTATGTTGATGAAGGCGAGGGCGAGGTTGTGGTTATGCTGCATGGCAACCCGACATGGTCATTTTTTTATCGAAATCTGATTAAGGAATTATCCCAAAACTATCGTTGCATAGTTCCAGACCATATTGGAATGGGACTTTCAGATAAACCCCAGAAAGGTTTCAACTATCAGTTAAGCGATCATATCGAAAATGTTGTTCGTTTGCTTGAGCATCTTAAAGTAGAGCGTTTCAACCTTATCGTGCATGATTGGGGTGGTGCGATTGGAATGGGCTTGGCCGAGCGATTCCCGAATCGTGTCGGCAAAATCGTGGTAATGAATACTGCCGCCTTCCGCTCTCAAAACATTCCAAAGCGTATTGCGATTTGTAAACTGCCCATTATCGGCGAGTTTATTGTTCGCGGTTTCAATGGTTTTGCCTGGCCGGCGACTTGGATGGCGTCTCGTAAAAAGCTGTCACTTCAAGTAAAAGCAGGTTATCTTTTTCCCTACCATGACTGGAAGAGCCGCATTGCAACGCATCGTTTTGTGCAGGATATTCCATTATCCGAAAAACATCCAAGCTATGCGACTTTGCTGAAAGTCGAACAAAGCCTAAGCAAATTTCAAAATAATCGAATGCTGCTGCTATGGGGTATCCAGGACTTTTGCTTTGACGATACATTTTTACGCGAATGGCAAAAGCGTTTTCCCAAGGCCGAGACTGTTGAGTTATCCAATGCAGGCCATTACCTGTTGGAAGATGCTCCTGATGAGACTTTAGAGAGAATTCAGGCTTTTCTGGCGCAGTGA
- a CDS encoding response regulator transcription factor, which yields MSLCRVVVIEDQTLFRDLLVKALEADGQFSLTGEAMSAADGLALCCSAKPDLVLLDVQLPDRDGLEIAADLLKDFPDIRILALTSLKDDFTIRRVLEYGLAGYVEKDQPLPVLLEAIRAVAGGKTYFTQTFDDLRREMVTNPGAYYKILSIREQQILSLVAEGFSSPEIAEQLKLSPRTAENHRYNIMKKLDLDSATELVAFAIKHGIRKL from the coding sequence ATGTCACTGTGCCGTGTTGTTGTTATTGAAGACCAGACTTTGTTTCGTGATTTGCTGGTAAAAGCTTTGGAAGCTGATGGGCAGTTTTCTTTGACTGGAGAAGCAATGTCAGCTGCGGACGGGCTTGCTCTTTGCTGTTCTGCTAAGCCTGATTTGGTTTTATTGGATGTGCAGCTTCCTGATAGAGACGGATTGGAGATCGCAGCTGATTTACTCAAAGACTTTCCTGATATTCGGATCCTTGCTCTCACTTCACTGAAGGATGATTTTACAATTCGCCGTGTTTTGGAATATGGATTGGCAGGCTATGTGGAGAAGGATCAGCCGCTTCCAGTGCTCCTCGAGGCGATTCGTGCTGTTGCTGGCGGTAAGACTTACTTTACGCAAACATTCGATGATCTTCGTCGAGAAATGGTAACGAATCCTGGTGCATATTATAAAATTCTAAGCATTCGGGAGCAGCAGATTTTGAGCCTGGTTGCCGAAGGGTTTTCTAGTCCGGAGATCGCTGAACAGCTGAAATTGAGTCCACGCACAGCAGAGAATCATCGCTATAACATTATGAAGAAGCTCGATCTTGATAGCGCTACTGAGCTGGTTGCTTTTGCTATTAAGCATGGGATTCGTAAGCTTTAG
- a CDS encoding HAMP domain-containing sensor histidine kinase → MNRELQTFLLQSQRSAALLMGSFCILLVIIQIAFIGSLFVFTDTGQDLQVERFLLLPLITAALAWLEFYNAKRIKHCINHCTGTLGLSRYLSSIGEAFLPTLGIFMILSASTWDVAISSPPLLGYFMIIIISMLRMESRITILIGVIESLSYFIILLLFLSSNEAENLFTNLELRLLFGRIFVIIIATMIAAFIVKKMRLLLNELIDSHQIQTSTLEKLISTTQEKAKAEEVIWQKDHLLSILGHDLRTPLNGVSGLSELMANAPEKFSAEEIRRYASEIHNTSQNLRELLDNLLAWAQYRTGQMEMTPREYSVNALIDPVIQMLRPAITAKAITLSIETDSERQIRIDRKATQTILRNLLSNAVKFTPKKGHIRITSKEEGGELSFQIIDSGRGIPQSVLDSLIQNKLSQSNPGTDQEQGTGLGLLLCMDIAKRAGIKLVLSIDAAGGTNASMTFPNDTKAYESHA, encoded by the coding sequence ATGAATCGCGAACTCCAAACTTTTCTCCTTCAAAGCCAGCGCAGTGCTGCCTTGTTGATGGGTTCTTTCTGCATCCTGTTGGTCATCATCCAAATTGCCTTCATTGGATCCTTATTCGTTTTCACAGATACTGGACAAGACCTTCAAGTTGAACGTTTCTTACTGCTCCCCTTGATCACGGCAGCATTGGCATGGTTGGAATTCTATAATGCTAAAAGGATCAAACACTGTATCAATCACTGCACCGGAACTCTTGGACTTTCACGCTATCTGAGTTCAATTGGCGAAGCCTTTTTGCCCACTCTGGGTATATTCATGATTTTGAGCGCATCGACTTGGGATGTGGCAATCAGTAGCCCTCCACTCCTTGGTTACTTTATGATTATTATCATTTCGATGCTCAGAATGGAAAGTAGAATTACTATACTCATCGGAGTTATCGAAAGTCTGTCTTACTTTATTATTCTGCTACTTTTTCTATCTTCAAATGAGGCGGAAAATCTATTTACCAATTTGGAACTGCGTTTGTTATTTGGGCGCATCTTTGTCATAATCATAGCAACAATGATCGCCGCATTTATCGTAAAGAAGATGCGTTTACTCTTAAACGAACTGATCGACAGTCATCAAATTCAGACTTCTACCCTCGAAAAACTAATCTCCACCACACAAGAAAAAGCTAAAGCCGAAGAGGTCATCTGGCAAAAAGACCATTTGTTATCAATTCTTGGGCATGACTTACGGACTCCTCTCAATGGCGTAAGTGGGCTTTCTGAGTTAATGGCAAATGCTCCTGAGAAATTTTCGGCGGAAGAAATTAGGCGTTATGCCAGTGAGATTCATAACACATCACAAAATCTCCGTGAACTATTGGACAATCTCCTGGCCTGGGCGCAATACCGCACTGGACAGATGGAAATGACTCCACGCGAGTACTCCGTTAACGCATTGATTGACCCGGTAATCCAAATGCTGCGTCCAGCAATCACCGCGAAGGCGATTACTTTATCCATAGAAACAGATAGCGAGAGGCAAATTCGAATCGATCGCAAAGCAACACAAACCATTTTAAGAAACCTGTTATCCAATGCAGTAAAATTCACTCCAAAGAAAGGTCATATTCGCATAACCTCAAAGGAAGAAGGTGGTGAATTGTCTTTTCAAATCATCGATTCCGGTCGTGGCATACCACAATCCGTACTTGATAGCTTAATCCAAAATAAACTAAGCCAATCGAATCCTGGAACGGATCAAGAACAAGGCACAGGGCTCGGCTTATTACTATGCATGGATATCGCTAAACGAGCAGGAATCAAACTTGTGCTTTCCATCGATGCAGCTGGAGGAACCAATGCATCAATGACATTTCCGAACGACACTAAAGCTTACGAATCCCATGCTTAA